The nucleotide sequence GTGGACGAGAGCGTGCGCCACGCCCGGGAGCGGGAGGCCTTCGGCCGGCCGATCGCGGCCAACCAGGCCATCGCCTTCAAGATCGCCCGGATGGAGGCCCGCGCGCACGCCGCCCGCACCGCCTACTACGACGCCGCCGCCCGGATGCTGGCCGGGCGGCCGTTCAAGAAGGAGGCGGCCGTCGCCAAGCTGGTGGCCGGCGAGGCGGCGATGGACAACGCCCGCGACGCCACCCAGGTGCACGGCGGGTACGGCTTCATGAACGACTACCTCGTCGCCCGGCACTACCGCGACTCCAAGATCCTGGAGATCGGCGAGGGCACCACCGAGGTGCAGCTGATGCTCATCGCCCGCGAGCTCGGGCTCTAGCGTCAGACGCGGTCGTCCACGGTGAACTTGGTCAGCGTGGGAGCCCCGGCCAGCAGCGGTCCCAGCTCGGTGATCGCGCCCGGCCCGGCCCGGAACTCGCGGTAGGCGGCGTCCGCCTCGGCCGACGCCCACTGCTCGCTCACCAGCCAGTGCGCCTCGTTGGACTCGTCCACCAGCACCTCCACGCCCAGGCAGCCCTCGAACGCCCGGGTGTCGGTGAGCACCTGGTGGAACAGCTCGCGGGCCTGCTCCACCGACTCGG is from Rhodococcus sp. X156 and encodes:
- a CDS encoding antibiotic biosynthesis monooxygenase, translating into MAITAHLDLLFKPESVEQARELFHQVLTDTRAFEGCLGVEVLVDESNEAHWLVSEQWASAEADAAYREFRAGPGAITELGPLLAGAPTLTKFTVDDRV